A genomic window from Acidobacteriota bacterium includes:
- a CDS encoding penicillin acylase family protein produces MRSSRRERSRTSRMQTMSELFARTSEGFGRRFGHRGPGFGLAWFARAALIALAAATAGCAADESGGPASLDELARGALATIDGELAVPGLKEPVEVIRDEWGVPHIYAQNDDDLFFAQGYVMAQDRLWQMEMWRRWREGRLAEVFGPEALDYDRRTRLMMFRGPWDETEWTSYHPDAHRLFTAHASGVNAFIEQNRDNLPVEFQLTGVEPLPWTAETAVLRWAALGVPSVRGHAIHEMQLALDVARYGAEEANRRFAPDPWDNLVVPEGLDVSIITEEILDAMRAGDGDPFVTGRLPALEIVEPYRALVAAPGLQTRQVSPRPIATEGSNNWVMTGERSPSGVPILANDPHRRIEMPALRYFVHLVAPGWNVIGGGEPPFAGVDAGSNDRMAWGFTFAGTDMVDVYVEELHPEDPDLVRWQDGWEPLRVIEEEIPVKGQEPEPVVLKFSRHGPVFYEDLENRVAYAVRSVVQEPGTAAYKGSFQLAQAESCADFFERAMHWLVPTHSLVCGDADGNIALQVTGLTPDRDGWNGRLPVPGNGDYEWQGFREDLPREFNPERGYVATANNNVHPPGYEGRPVFYHTSRGVETSRIARLHQILGAGEVLSVEDHKRIQHDSRLLAAERDIPAFRGWTSDDPDVEWARGLIADWDATVSRESIAGALYVRWNAAVDDAVRDDETPAAERQALVEQGLTAAIERLGEELGPDRAEWRHGRVHASELAHMLAPAFDLPAVERPGGFGSLNATGANFRRIIDLADPDRSVASNAPGQSAQPGSPYYGNLAPNLGNGEYFPLLFTRGAVEERAAHRLTLRPAED; encoded by the coding sequence ATGCGGTCGAGCCGCCGGGAACGCTCGAGAACGTCGAGGATGCAGACGATGTCAGAACTCTTCGCAAGGACGTCGGAAGGTTTCGGCCGCCGGTTCGGACACCGCGGCCCCGGGTTCGGGCTCGCGTGGTTCGCCCGCGCGGCGCTGATCGCGTTGGCGGCGGCCACGGCCGGCTGCGCCGCCGATGAATCCGGAGGCCCCGCCTCGCTCGACGAGCTCGCACGAGGCGCGCTGGCCACGATCGACGGGGAGTTGGCGGTGCCCGGCCTGAAGGAGCCGGTCGAGGTGATCCGCGACGAGTGGGGCGTGCCGCACATCTACGCGCAGAACGACGACGACCTGTTCTTCGCGCAGGGCTACGTCATGGCCCAGGACCGGCTGTGGCAGATGGAGATGTGGCGCCGCTGGCGCGAGGGGCGGCTGGCCGAGGTCTTCGGGCCGGAGGCGCTCGACTACGACCGCCGCACCCGGCTGATGATGTTCCGCGGGCCGTGGGACGAGACCGAGTGGACCAGCTATCACCCCGACGCCCACCGGCTGTTCACCGCGCACGCCAGCGGGGTCAACGCCTTCATCGAGCAGAACCGAGACAATCTGCCGGTGGAGTTCCAGCTCACCGGCGTCGAGCCGTTGCCCTGGACGGCGGAGACTGCCGTGCTGCGCTGGGCCGCGCTCGGCGTGCCGAGCGTGCGGGGGCACGCCATCCACGAGATGCAGCTCGCCCTCGACGTCGCCCGTTACGGCGCGGAGGAGGCGAACCGGCGCTTCGCCCCGGACCCGTGGGACAACCTGGTCGTACCGGAGGGGCTCGACGTCAGCATCATCACCGAGGAGATCCTCGACGCCATGCGCGCCGGGGACGGCGACCCGTTCGTGACGGGGCGTCTGCCCGCGCTGGAGATCGTCGAGCCGTACCGTGCACTGGTCGCGGCTCCGGGGTTGCAGACCCGCCAGGTCTCGCCCCGGCCGATCGCGACCGAAGGGAGCAACAACTGGGTCATGACCGGCGAGCGCTCGCCGTCCGGGGTGCCGATTCTCGCCAACGATCCCCACCGGCGCATCGAAATGCCGGCGCTGCGCTACTTCGTGCACCTGGTGGCGCCCGGCTGGAACGTCATCGGGGGCGGCGAGCCGCCCTTCGCCGGGGTCGACGCGGGCAGCAACGACCGCATGGCGTGGGGCTTCACCTTCGCCGGCACCGACATGGTCGACGTCTACGTCGAGGAGCTGCACCCGGAGGATCCGGACCTGGTGCGCTGGCAGGACGGCTGGGAGCCGCTGCGGGTCATCGAGGAGGAGATCCCGGTCAAGGGGCAGGAGCCCGAGCCGGTGGTGCTGAAGTTCAGCCGGCACGGCCCCGTCTTCTACGAGGATCTGGAGAACCGCGTCGCCTACGCCGTGCGCTCGGTCGTGCAAGAGCCCGGCACCGCCGCCTACAAGGGCAGCTTCCAGCTCGCCCAGGCGGAGAGCTGCGCCGATTTCTTCGAGCGCGCGATGCACTGGTTGGTCCCGACGCACAGCCTGGTCTGCGGCGACGCGGACGGCAACATCGCCCTGCAGGTGACCGGCCTGACCCCGGACCGCGACGGCTGGAATGGCCGGCTGCCGGTGCCCGGCAACGGCGACTACGAGTGGCAAGGGTTTCGGGAGGACCTGCCGCGGGAGTTCAATCCCGAGCGGGGCTACGTCGCGACGGCCAACAACAATGTTCACCCGCCCGGCTACGAGGGGCGGCCGGTCTTCTACCACACCTCGCGCGGCGTGGAGACGTCGCGCATAGCGCGCCTGCACCAGATCCTCGGCGCGGGCGAGGTGCTCTCCGTGGAGGACCACAAGCGCATCCAGCACGACTCTCGCCTGCTCGCGGCCGAGCGGGACATCCCGGCCTTCCGGGGCTGGACGTCCGACGACCCGGATGTGGAATGGGCGCGCGGCCTGATCGCCGACTGGGACGCTACGGTCTCGCGGGAGAGCATCGCGGGAGCGCTCTACGTGCGCTGGAACGCCGCAGTCGACGATGCCGTCCGGGACGATGAAACGCCCGCGGCCGAGCGGCAGGCGCTTGTCGAGCAGGGCTTGACGGCCGCGATCGAGCGGCTTGGCGAGGAGCTCGGTCCCGACCGGGCCGAGTGGCGCCACGGCCGGGTCCACGCCAGCGAGCTGGCGCACATGCTGGCCCCGGCGTTCGACCTGCCGGCGGTGGAGCGTCCCGGCGGCTTCGGCTCGCTCAACGCCACCGGCGCCAACTTCCGGCGCATCATCGACCTTGCGGATCCGGATCGCTCCGTCGCGAGCAACGCCCCGGGGCAGTCGGCCCAGCCCGGCAGCCCGTACTACGGCAACCTGGCGCCGAACCTCGGCAACGGCGAGTACTTCCCCCTGCTCTTTACGCGTGGGGCGGTGGAGGAGCGGGCCGCGCACCGGTTGACGCTACGGCCGGCCGAGGACTGA
- a CDS encoding tannase/feruloyl esterase family alpha/beta hydrolase gives MTARLFHAFCLATVCATLGTLSSVGIGAHRAVGAPAVAAAAQGDACAAVMGADLGLPHTTITVAEEITPPFAPPETFSSRGFTVEDVSFCRVAGLASPEAGSEIRFEVWLPPADDWNGRFQGIGSGGSAGAIRYRQLAAAVAGGYAAVATDNGHTSTSGFDGSWSLGHPVRLVDFGYRAQHEATVAGKAVARAYYGRDADFSYFVGCSQGGHHALMEAQRYPEDYDGIVAGAPANHWIGLMTAELWAGLATTRDPEQDLPRAKLPVLGAAVMAACDGLDGLEDELIDDPRNCDFDPGVLQCEGEDAGDCLTAGQVAAARAIYAGPVRPSTGESLFPGYALGSEHFEAPDGLGGWARYWSGITEPGGSTAQFMKYSVFEDPDYDLNRFDFDADWDRANNRSLGNDETLATALNAIDPDLSAFKARGGKLISYHGWADALITGHYAVQYYEDVLAAMGGLEQTTDFYRLFMAPGVAHCRGGPGPDRFDAVAAIERWVEQGEAPDRIIASKVVNGEVRRSRPLCVYPRVARYDGSGSIDDAANFACVNPD, from the coding sequence ATGACGGCCCGGTTGTTCCATGCGTTCTGTCTCGCGACGGTCTGTGCCACTCTCGGGACGCTGTCGTCCGTCGGAATCGGCGCTCACCGCGCGGTTGGGGCGCCGGCCGTCGCAGCCGCCGCTCAGGGTGACGCCTGCGCCGCCGTCATGGGGGCCGACCTCGGCCTGCCGCATACGACGATCACCGTCGCGGAGGAGATAACGCCTCCCTTTGCGCCGCCCGAGACCTTCAGTTCGCGCGGCTTCACGGTGGAGGACGTCTCCTTCTGCCGTGTGGCGGGCCTGGCGAGTCCGGAGGCAGGCTCGGAGATCCGGTTCGAGGTCTGGCTGCCTCCCGCGGACGACTGGAACGGCCGGTTCCAGGGCATCGGATCCGGGGGCTCGGCCGGCGCCATCCGCTACCGGCAGCTCGCCGCGGCGGTGGCCGGAGGGTACGCGGCGGTGGCGACCGACAACGGCCACACCAGCACGAGCGGCTTCGACGGAAGCTGGTCGCTGGGACACCCGGTGCGGCTGGTCGACTTCGGGTACCGCGCGCAGCACGAGGCAACCGTGGCCGGAAAAGCGGTTGCCCGCGCCTACTACGGCCGCGATGCCGACTTCTCATACTTCGTCGGTTGCTCGCAGGGCGGTCATCACGCGTTGATGGAGGCGCAACGCTACCCCGAAGATTACGACGGCATCGTGGCGGGCGCGCCGGCCAACCACTGGATCGGCCTGATGACCGCTGAGCTCTGGGCCGGGCTCGCTACCACTCGGGACCCGGAGCAGGACCTCCCGCGCGCCAAGCTGCCCGTGCTCGGAGCCGCCGTGATGGCGGCGTGCGACGGACTGGACGGGCTGGAGGACGAATTGATCGACGATCCCCGCAACTGCGACTTCGATCCCGGCGTGCTGCAGTGCGAGGGGGAGGACGCCGGGGACTGCCTGACCGCGGGACAGGTCGCCGCGGCGCGGGCGATCTACGCCGGACCGGTGCGGCCAAGCACCGGGGAGTCGCTGTTTCCCGGCTACGCGCTGGGCAGCGAGCACTTCGAGGCGCCGGACGGCCTCGGCGGCTGGGCCCGCTATTGGTCGGGCATCACCGAGCCGGGCGGCAGCACCGCCCAGTTCATGAAGTACAGCGTTTTCGAGGATCCGGACTACGACCTCAACCGCTTCGACTTCGACGCGGACTGGGACCGCGCCAACAACCGTTCCCTGGGCAACGACGAAACGCTGGCCACGGCGCTGAACGCCATCGACCCGGACCTGTCGGCGTTCAAGGCGCGGGGCGGCAAGCTCATCAGCTACCACGGTTGGGCCGACGCGCTCATCACCGGTCACTACGCGGTGCAGTACTACGAGGACGTGCTGGCCGCGATGGGCGGCCTGGAGCAGACCACCGACTTCTACCGCCTGTTCATGGCGCCGGGGGTGGCGCACTGCCGCGGCGGTCCCGGTCCCGACCGCTTCGACGCGGTGGCGGCCATCGAGCGCTGGGTGGAACAGGGCGAGGCGCCGGACCGGATCATCGCGTCGAAGGTGGTGAACGGCGAGGTGCGCCGTTCACGCCCGCTCTGCGTCTATCCGCGGGTGGCCCGCTACGACGGCAGCGGCAGCATCGACGACGCGGCGAACTTCGCCTGCGTCAATCCGGACTGA